From the genome of Pseudomonas sp. FP453:
CTGCCGCCGGGCCTTTTGGCGGCAGTGAGCCGTCGTTCATGGAGTTAGAAATGAAGCGCAAGCCGTTCCAGAAAACCCTGTTGGCCATCATGGTTGGCGCAATCAGCACACAGGTGCTGGCCGTTGAGTTCGACCTGGGCCAAGGAAAAAACATTTGGGCCAGTGAGACCTTCAACGAGCCCGTCACCATCACCGGGCAGCTGTCCCAAGTGGTCGACCCCAGCACCACCCTGCCAGCGGGCCTGGGCTTTACCGATACCCACATCCAGGGTTCGCTGATCAACCGCGCCGACATTACGCTGGACTCGCAAGGTAAAACGCTCCGTGCGATGACCATCGACCCGATGTACTGGGCCGGCCCGAACAACCTGCCCACCAGCACCATCACGGGGGACGTGATTCAGGCCGGCAATATCCTCATGAGCCACGGCGGTTATGAAGGATTGGAGATCGGCGACGCGACCATTGGCGGCAGTGTGATCAACTCGGGCACGATCCGCTCGACGGCGCCGCAGCCGAATGCACCGACCCTGGGTTTCGTGGGCGGTGGCGAAGGTATTTACCTGCACGGCACCACCATTGGCGGCGACGTTTCCAACACTGGCGTGATCAACATGGACGGCCGTGGCGCCACGGGTCTGATCCTTGATATCGACGGCGCCACCCCGACCACCATCGGCGGCAAGATCCTCAACTCCGGCTCGATCATCGCCACCGGTGAGTATGCCTTGGGCATTGAGGTGGAAACCGTGACCAGCGCGCTGCGTATCGAAAACAGTGGGCTGGTTTCTGCCAATGGCAGCGAGGCGCGCGGCGTATTGTTTTACAACGGCACCATCGATTACATCCTCAACACCGGCACGCTTGAAGCCAAGGGCACCGATGCCAGCGCCTTCGAGTTCCAGGGCGCTACGTTCGCCACCAACAGTGCGAGCGGCGCCCGTGGCATCGTCAACCGTGGCACCATCACCGCTGACGGCACCGCGATCCTGGTGAACGCCGCTGAGCAAACCTCGCCGTTTGAAATCAACCAGCAAGCTGGCGAAATCCGCAGCCACTCAGGGGTTGCCGTGGACGCCGCCAACCTGGCGACGCTGAACTGGACCGGCGGCGCCATCGTCGGCGACCTGCTCAACCTCAACGCAGTCAATGTCGCCGGCCAGGCAAACTTCACCGGGACGCGCATCATCGCGCCGGTCGCGGTCAATTCGGGCTCGCTGAACCTCTCCGCACAAGGCACCACCCTCACCGGCGACCTCAACGTCGCCAACGGCGCCGGCATCGACATGCACCTGTCCGACAGCGTGGTGCCGACCACGGCGTACCTGACGGTCAACGGCAACGCCACCTTCGCCAACGCCTCGAAGCTGACCGTCAGCGCCAACCCCGGCGACTTCGCCAGCACCAACGACGGCACGCAGTACACCCTGCTGCAAGCCTCCAGCGTGCAAGACAACGGCCTGTCCGTGAACAGTGCTTCGGCGCTGCTCGATGTGCTCAGCTATTCGGCCGATGCGCAAACGGTCAAGGCCGTGGTGGCGGTCAAGGCCGACGCGCAAGTCCAGGAAGAACTCGCCGGTGTGGGCGCCAGCGCTGCTTCGGCCACGGCGGTCAATACCTTCAAGAACGACGTGCTCAGTCGCCTCAGCAATGACGACCAGGTGTTCCAGGCCCTGGCCAACGCCGGCACGGCCGCGCAATTGGCGCAGATCAGCGACCAGCTCCAGCCGGACGTCAACCGCGGTGCGCTGGACGTGGCCTTGTCCGGGCAAACCGTGGTCAACGGCGCGATCTTCAACCGCCTCACCGAGCAGCGTGAAAGCCAGCAGCGCGGCGGCGTGTGGGTGCAAGGCCTGAGCAGCAACATGGACCAGGACGGTCGCGGCGGCGCCAACGGCTACTCGGCCAACAGCAGCGGCATGGCGGTGGGTGTGGACGGTCGGGTCAACGACAC
Proteins encoded in this window:
- a CDS encoding autotransporter outer membrane beta-barrel domain-containing protein, whose protein sequence is MKRKPFQKTLLAIMVGAISTQVLAVEFDLGQGKNIWASETFNEPVTITGQLSQVVDPSTTLPAGLGFTDTHIQGSLINRADITLDSQGKTLRAMTIDPMYWAGPNNLPTSTITGDVIQAGNILMSHGGYEGLEIGDATIGGSVINSGTIRSTAPQPNAPTLGFVGGGEGIYLHGTTIGGDVSNTGVINMDGRGATGLILDIDGATPTTIGGKILNSGSIIATGEYALGIEVETVTSALRIENSGLVSANGSEARGVLFYNGTIDYILNTGTLEAKGTDASAFEFQGATFATNSASGARGIVNRGTITADGTAILVNAAEQTSPFEINQQAGEIRSHSGVAVDAANLATLNWTGGAIVGDLLNLNAVNVAGQANFTGTRIIAPVAVNSGSLNLSAQGTTLTGDLNVANGAGIDMHLSDSVVPTTAYLTVNGNATFANASKLTVSANPGDFASTNDGTQYTLLQASSVQDNGLSVNSASALLDVLSYSADAQTVKAVVAVKADAQVQEELAGVGASAASATAVNTFKNDVLSRLSNDDQVFQALANAGTAAQLAQISDQLQPDVNRGALDVALSGQTVVNGAIFNRLTEQRESQQRGGVWVQGLSSNMDQDGRGGANGYSANSSGMAVGVDGRVNDTTTLGVAYSYLNSNIHSDLGNKTDVEGHALSLYGNWSLQDWFVDGSLSYGHNDNQSKRHIAGTTAKGSYDSNVLSASVIGGYSFKPSQAVVIEPRVAARYANVRMDGYDEKGSSAALSTRSQRYEVGELGAGVRLAGNLPMGAGSLQPEATLMAYHDLMGDRVAQTSNYVLGGSAFTVTGASVARDSYEASVGVNYQVADFTVGASYTRQARSGFDADGVMLKARYAF